A region of the Leptospirillum ferriphilum genome:
TGGCTTCTTTCGCACTTTTTCGCAAATATCTCTCCTTGAAAAAGCTTTGCAGATTGGCTTTTTCCGATTATTTCGCTTTTTCCGCACTCAAGTTCCAGACCATCCGTTCCCGTCCCGCCGGCTTTTCCGTTGTGGAAAAAATCCGTCCAGCTCCTGCCAGCGACTTCACTGCCCGGTCGATGAGTCGGGCCGATTTGTGGTTTCCGAAGATCCGGGCCAATTCCGTCCGGGTTTTTGGTCCCGACTTCAGACCTTCGAAAATGGCATCGGAAATGGGATCCCCCAGGCTCTCCCCGAAGATCCACCGGACGCTGTCCTGCACATAGGCCACGATTTCAAGCGCCGCCCTCAGGTGATCGGCCTCCATGTCCGGAGATCCGTCCACCAGGGCATAGATCATCGCGAGCCGCATGGCATGCGCTTCCGCCCGGCTGGTCAGACCTCCGGAAAGTCCCCCCTTCCCCTCCGAAAGATCGGGATAGATCCGTTCCCATAACCGCTTGAAATCCTCCGTCATCCCCATCGGGCCGGTGATCCGGGCGGCCTCGAGCCGGGCCCGAAATTGCCTCCCGAACCCCTCGATCTTTTCCGGACCGAACTGGCCGCCGAATGGGAGGAGACGCGCCCGACGGGAGAACACCCACAAGATGCGGTTTCCGAAGCCGTTGGCCGCCTCCGTCTCGTTGAGCCGACGCACAAGTTCCTCCTCCGTGATGTGGCCGATCAGGGAGATGTGGGAATCAGTGGCCTCGATCGGATGGCTCTTCGTCAGCGGAGAGAGCTTTCCGCCCTCCCAGGCGGATCTCAAAATGGGGGACAGCAGATTCCCGTCCCGTTCGAGGACCTTGAGGACGCTCGCGAACTCCGGTTCCACCGCCAGAAGTCGCTTATCCTCCACCCCCGGGTCGGTGATTGTCTTTTCTCCCTTTTTGATGTCGAAGCTTTCAATGGGATCCCGGACCTGAAAAATCTGGCCTTCCCCGGAGGAAAGGCCCGTCTTGATCCGATAGGTGGCGAATTCCGGATCCGCAAAGTCGAGCACGCTTTTGATTCGATCCCATGAGGTTCCCTTTCGCCCCTTCCCGGACGCTCCGACGATCACCGCATATTCGTTCGGTTGATGCCGGGGCCCGTCCAGGATGAGGTGAGGCCCTCGACCCGCCGCCGCCCCAAACGCGACCAGCGTTTGGATGAGAATGGCCGCTGATCGTCGATAACTTTCTAAAGGCGTTGGATATCCATTCTGCCAACGACCGAGAATGGCTTGTCGCAGAGGAAGACCATATAGCCGTCTGGGAAATTCTCAAGCGATATGAACAATGGCATCTATGGTGGGAGATGCAGCCGGTCCCGAAACGAACTTACACGTCAAAGTTTTCTTGGGAAGAAGCGCATAGACTGAGAGAGGAGGGACTTTCTCTTGCGGAAATCGCCCGGCGGTTCGGGGTTTCGAGGCAGGCGATTTTCAAGAAGCTCAAAGGTTCGATGGAGAATGAAGCATCTGAAAACGAGTGATCCGCTCAAGAATGAGACCCAAGATGTCTGATAAAAAAAAGGCGAGAAAATGTGAGCTGCGAAGGAACGAATATATAAGGGAGCCATCGAACATTCCGGAAGGAATGTGATACATTTGGAATAAAAGTGGAACTCACCGTTGTCATCAAACGTTTATTGTCGCCCTGGAGTCACCCATGATCAGAAAAATGCGGCTTGAGCATTTCATGAGCATCAACGAGGCCTCTTTGGACCTCGGGATGACAAACGTTCTTGTCGGCCCCAACATGTCGGGCAAAAGCAATCTGATCCAGGGACTCATGTTCCTGACGGAAACCGCAGCAGGGGGGCTTCATCAGGCATTGATGAATCGGGGCGGTTTTGCGGAAGTTGTCTGGAAGGGCTCAAATACCAACGATATGTCTTTTGGGTTAACAATCGAGGTTCCAGCCTTTGCAACGACCTCTGAAGAAAAGAGCTTCGAATACGAACTCGTCATCAATGGCAACCCTCTCGATCCCGCTGGATATGCGAGCGTGCGGAACGAAAAATTGTGGATAGTAACCCATAAGAAAAAGATTCCTCTGATCGACATAGAGAACGGGAAGGGGAGCTTCCGTTTTGCAAACGGCAACGTGGTTTCCGAGATCTCCGGATCCTATGCCCCTCTTGGGTACAGCATTCCGGGATGGGAGGCAATGGAGTTCAAAAACTATCTTCTTTCCTGTCGATATTACAATTTGCTCCCCGCCGCCATGAAGGCCATCAATCCGGCCCAAGCCCAAAAGTACCTGATTTCGAATGGCAGCAACTTCTCGAGCTGGCTCATGACCCTCCAGACAAGCTACCCGGAGGAGTTTCGAAGATTCAAGAAAGTTGCTACGGACGTCTTCCCGGACCTGGAAGAGATCATGGCCCCGCCCACCCAATTCGGCACGACGTTTGTTTCGACCAAAGAAAAAAATCTTATCAGGAATATCCCTCTTTCGCGCATGTCGGATGGAGAGGTCGTTTTCCTGGCATTGCTGTCTTTATTGTTTACACCAACTGAGCTTGGAGCCCCCCTTCATTGTTTCGAAGAGCCGGAAACCCATCTGCATCCGAGACTGATCGAAATTCTGATGGAGATTCTTCACCAGCATCAGTCCGCAGAAACGGATCGTCCGTTCGCTCAAATTTTTATCGCGACACATTCCCTTCATTTGATCGACAAATGCCATCTTTCCGATCTCATTTTTGTCGAAAAGAAGAATGGAGCGTCAACCTATACAAGACCCGGGTCGAAGAAGGGCTTACGAGAACTGATCGAAAGCGACGAATTGGGATTGGGAGATCTCTGGTATTCCGGCGCTCTGAAATCGGTTTGACGGTTCATGTACACCTATGGATTGATCGTAGAGGGTGTGTACGACAAGGAAATTCTGGAAGAATTCATCCTGAGATGTGCAAATAACGAAATCGCACGATCGGATATGGGAATCGAAACACGGATATGCGGGGGAGGATCGAAAGTCCTCAAACAATTCCCGGGGTTCCTGAAGGAGTTTCAATTCAACCATCCGGAAATTAGGAAAGTGTTCGTAGTCCGAGACAGCGATGGAAAAAATTTGAATGAGTTGGAAAGGCAGTTCCGAGAAAAAATTACAGGATGGGAATTCCCGTTCCAAGTCGAATTCTCTTTCGTCATCCATGAGGTCGAAGCATGGCTCCTGTTCGATGAAGCTGTACTGTCAAGAATCACAGGCCGAAAAGTCCAAAAGATCCATTCTCCTCTAGAATTGCAAGATCCAAAAACGAAGTTGGTTCAAATCTTAAGCGCAGGGAAAATCGATTACACCCCTGCATTGGCGAGACAAATCGTTAGTGCAATGGACCTCGATATACTGAAAAGCGGAACAGAGGTCTTTCGAAAATTTTTCTCAGCAATTCAGTCTTATTAGAGGTTTTTGCACAACCACGAAATAATTATAAATAATTTTTATTAATTAAATAAAGCATGGTTTTTATCCTTTTTTCTAAAATCCATCATTCCCTATTGGAGGTCTTCGGTTGTTCAAAGATCAAAAAAAAGATTTTTCTATCCAAGAAGGGGCAAGAATCTACCACGATGTCTCTTTTGCTGGTGAGAAAATGCCAAATTTTCATGGTTCAGAGTGAGCCCTGCTCATGACGACTTATTTGAGAATTCTTTGGTTGAAAAGACGATCATGACCCATACGGAATCTATTCCAATTGATGAATCCCCACTACACCTCAAGAAAGTTTCACGAATCAAACATATCATCCTTCAAAAATACCTTCCTTCATGGACAAGGATTCTTGGATCCTGGAATAAACGATTGTGTTACTTCGACTGTTATGCTGGTCCAGGAATTTACGAATTCGAAGGTAAACCAGTGGATGGATCTCCCATCATAGCAGTTCGCACGGCCAAAGATTATTTAACCAGTAATATGGGAAATGAACTTGTTTTGTTTTTTGTCGAAAAAGATAAAAAACATCAGGTTTCCTTAGGCAAAGAACTCGGAAAATGTGGACCATATGAACAAGGGCTTCGTATCCATCTGATGTCAGAAGATGCAAGGGAATTTGTGAGTGGACTATTAGACCAAGTTCCCAATCTTGCACCTTCTTTTTTTATGGTCGATCCTTACGGTCATCCACTTTCTATCCCTATTTTGAATAAAATTCTGAAACGTCCAATAACAGAAGCTTTGATTAATTTTATGTTCTATAGAATCAATATGGATGCAAGCAATCCAAAAGTTCAACACCACCTTGATGAAATGTTTGGCGATGATGACTGGAGAAAACAGGATTTTCTAAAAGAAAGTGGAAACGTCAGAGAAGAAGGGTTTCTCCAGTATTTCCTATCTAAAATTAATGCAAAATATAAATTTTTCTTTCGGATCCGATTCGATTCGGAAGATTGTGTTTCATCCGGGAGAACCAAATATTATCTGGTTCATGCTTCGAACCATCCAAAAGCTGTTCTTTTGATGAAAGAAGTCATGTGGCCGCTTGGGGACGATGAGGGCTTATTTGATTTTAGCGGAAGAAGACAGGGGGTTCTGTTTTCTCCTTCTCCCCAAGAAGAAGATTTACAAAACTTTTTGACACAGAGATATCATGGAAAGAAAATCCCCTTTGATACGCTGAGAGAGGAAACTTGGGACTTACCTTTTATCGAAAAACAATACCGTAGTGCCATTAAAAAAATGAGGAATGAAAATCTTCTTGCAATTAATCCAGTAACATCAAAAACTGACAGAGGTTTAAAAGGACAAGACCTTGTCCTTTTCTATTAATAGGATAAGGAGAAAATCATGAGTGGAAAATCGGATATTGAATGGACACATTCAACTTGGAATCCAGTAACGGGATGCAGCAAGATCAGTCCTGGTTGCAAACATTGTTACGCCGAACGTATGGCCCTACGACTCAGAGAGATGGGACAAAAAAAATATCAGAATGGGTTTTCCCCTACCATTCATCCTGATGTGTTGAAGATGCCTCTACTGTGGAAAAAACCTCAAGTTATTTTCGTCAATTCAATGAGCGACTTATTCATGCATGAGATACCGGAAGAATTTATCCAAGCCACTTTTGATGTAATGCAAAAAGCCCATTGGCACACCTTCCAGATTTTAACAAAACGTTCTGAACGTCTCGTAAATATTGATAATTTTATTTTATGGCCAGAAAACGTATGGATGGGGGTGAGTGTCGAAAATGAGGACTATACATTTCGGATCGATCACCTTCGAAAAATTAATGCTAGGGTTAAGTTTCTCTCAATCGAACCTCTATTGGGACCGATTCCAAATCTGAATCTCTCAGGAATCGACTGGGTGATCGTTGGAGGAGAATCCGGATCTGGGGCGAGACCCATGAAAAAAGAATGGGTTCTAATGATTCTCGAACAATGTCAGGAAGCCAAGGTTCCCTTCTTCTTCAAACAATGGGGCGGGAAGAATAAAAAGAAAGCCGGTCGTCTTCTCGAAGGAAGAACCTGGGACCAATTGCCTCTACTACAATCTTCGTAGGAGATTAGACAATTGAGCATCTTAAAAAATGCCATTGATTCGATATCGATCGGGATGGAAGACTATCAAAATCCTGACCCTCGAAGGTTGATATCGTGCACACGAAATCTTTATGCGGGGATCTTGCTACTTTTTAAACATAAGTTGTCTTCCATGAGTCCTCCAGGATCAGATGAAGTTCTGATCAAGAAAATGATATTACCTTATAATTCATCGACAGGAATTCAGTGGAAGGGAGTTGGAAAGAACACGATCGACGTCAAGGGCATTGAGGACCGCCTTACTTCCCTCGGAATCTCAGTTGATTGGGAAAGAATAAATAAGATTCAGAATTATAGAAATAATATTGAGCATTATTATAGTTCTATTCCACAAAAATCTGTACAAACAGTAATATCTGATTCGTTTTTGGTCATAAGAGATTTTATTCGCAATCATTTAACTCAGGATCCTTTGATTTTACTTGGAAAAATTACATGGGAAAGCATGACAAACGTTGCTGAAGTATATCAGGCCGAAAAAGGAGAATGTATCGAAAGCATTATGAAGATTGATTGGAAATATGATTTCCTTAAGGAAGCATTTTTAAGAGTTGCTTGTGATAAATGCGGATCAGATCTGATAGAAGAAAAATCTACTGGACTGAATCGTGAATCAGCTGAGTTTAGATGTCGTTCATGTGACAAGAGGTACGATTTTGAAAACATGGCCGAACTCAGTATGGACCAATATTTCTCTGGAGAAAATTTTGCAAATTTTAAGGATGGGGGTGATCCGGTAACCATAGATTGTCCGTCCTGTTTTCGAAAAAATACATATAATCTTGAAATCAATGAATGTGTTGTATGTGATGATTCCTATCCAACAAAATGTATAGGGTGTGGAGAAAAGATTCCTCCATCCGAGATGGGAAACTTAGATAATACAGAATTATGCTCTTGGTGCATTCAAGTGAGACTCAAAGATGATGATTGATTCTTCCCATTTTCCCCAAAAACCAGACACTCCGAGGTACTTTCAAAACGGACCTTTTTTCTTCTTGACGGAACCGATCCGTCTTTGTAGACGCAACTATCTGGCGCTCTTCCCCTGAACTTACAAGAAATATTCCAATCAGAAATTTGGTCCAATTTTGGTCCACTGAGCCTGAAATCTTCTGATTCATCATTATTTCTCTCAACACATCAAATCATTGAAAATAAAGAATAATAAAGAAAACCCCCATAAAGGACAAGCCTCTTTTTCGAACTTAAAATCCCTCGACCGCAAGGTCATACCGGTTCGATCCCGGTCTCCGGCACCAGCATGGAAGCCAGTATATCTCTCCATAAAAAAGCTAAACCAGAAAAGCCAATCTATTCCTCTCCAACCACCCCACCTGCAGGAACAAAAACGATTCCGTGATCTCCCTCGATTCTCCCGGACGTCGGTTTGAGCACAGTCTCCGGATCATCCGGGATCTTCAGAACCCCGTGGGATAACAGAAACCGGTTCCTCCAGTCCCATCCCGCATTGTGGGCTCCCCCGTCCACCCGGGCACAGAGAGACGACCCCGGGCGGAGACGTTTTCCATACTCTTCCACAAAAAACCGTCGAATTTGCCCCAGAAGGCGAGGACACTCTTCCCCTCCCCTGGCGAACACAAAGAGAGATGACCCGTCCGGAGTGAACAGAATCTGATCAATTCTTTTTTCCGGACGGGAAAACCGCTGGATAAAAACAGGGGTACGACCAAAGGCATCGCCGGATTCGAAGGTCATCACGGAAGACGTCGCCCCGAAGGTCACGATTCCGCCCAGAATGTTTCCGTTCATCAGACTCTCCGGAGCGACAAGACCCCGGACAGGACCGGGGGTGGACAGACTCTTCCCCACCGGATGAAGCCTTCCGGAGTCAGGGTTGATACGAAACTCCTCCAGAAAACTCTGTCCCCTCCCCGTAACGGACGCGACAAGATCCTCTCCGTTCGCATTGATCCCGAGACTCAGGATTCGGTCTCCGACAGGAAGAGGCGTCCGGAGAAGGTGGCTGATCTTTTCCAGTTGCCCGGACCGTCGCACATGAAAACCGATCATCGACCCCCGGTCCCCTCCTGTATAGAGGAATCGTCCATCGGGCGACAACACCATGTCGTTCGGAACGTCCCTGTAGAGACCCGCCCCCCAGGAACCGAGATAAGTCCCGACCAGAAAGAATCGGGCGTCGGGTGTCGTTTTTTCAGGAACGACCAGACCGTTGATGATCCCGGAACGGTGACACAGGGAATAGAGATAAATCTTTTTCCGGTCGACCCTGTCATCCTTCAGAAGGGCGATCGCCTTTCCGTTGCACGAAACCCCGATCACCCCGGCATAGCGTGTCTCCCCGCCGGAAAAGAGGAGTGTCGCTACGATTTCTCCTTCGTTGACGCGATTTTTCAGACTGTAGACAACCCCCAGGTACGTTGTTTGCGACCGGTCTTCTGGAGTCCGTGAAACAGGTTCCGGATACGAACCCGCGCACCCGGAAAGCAGCATCAACACACCCATCATTCCGAGGATACTTCTCGTCATCGGCCCACTTCCTTTCTGTCTTCCCCGCCTCGGGGGATTCCACTGAACCGGTTTGGGAAGACCTTTCCCCTTCTGCCAGTTTATTCCCGGAGAGAGAGTTCTGTCAGTTCCCGATCTGGAGAGTCAGGAAAGAGACAAGGAATGGAAGAGCTTTTCCGGGATTCTTTCCGGATGAAGGGGATCAGACGGGAAGGAAGATGTGAAGGAAACCCAGAAAATAGCGGGGAGGGTGACGGGGAAGGCGCAGCGTATAGAAAGAAAAGAAAAAACAGTCCTTTCTTGAGAACATCTGGTCAATCAGGGCCGGTCCCAGAAAAGAGACGACCTGATCTCCGAAGGCACCTTTTTCCAGATGAAGGTTCTTCTTGACATGAACAAGGATAAACGTGTCGAACTCCTGTTTCCCCGGATTGAAAGACGGCATCAGAGCGACAAGAACAAGTGCCACCGCCACAATTTTTTTCACCTCGTCCTCCCCTTCCCTCCCTGTCGCCGCGCGATCCGGAACACCCTCCGGAGACCGTGCGCCGGCCTTTGGATCCGGACCGTGTTGACCGGAAGACCGGAAAAAACTTGGACTCGACAACACAACACCCTAGAATAGGAAAAGAACCTTTTGTCCAGGACGCATCAAACCCATTCCACAGGACAATGACCATGGCCAGCATCCGGAAAATTCTGCCCGCCAACATTCCGGGGGAATTTTTTGTCGACAGAACCTGCATCGACTGCGGGACCTGCGCATGGCTCGCCCCGGACACCTTTGCGGACCGAAACGGGTTTGCCTATGTCTGGAAGCAACCGTCAACGGAGAGGGAACGAATACGGGCACACATGTCTGTTCTGTCCTGCCCCGTCGGCGCCATCGGATCCCGGATGGCCCAGGATTATACCCTGGCGGAAGAAAAACTGCCCGAACCGATCGACCGGAACATCTTCTATTGCGGCTATCATTCCTCCAAGAGCTACGGAGCCGCAAGCTATCTGATCCGTCGGCCGGAAGGGAACATTCTCGTCGATTCGCCAAGGTTTGCCAGACCCCTGGTCAAAAAACTCGAAGACCTGGGCGGGGTTGACCTGATGTTTCTGACGCATAAGGATGATGTGGCGGACCACGAAAGGTTTCATGGTCACTTCGGATGTCGCCGGATCCTCCATGAAGCGGATCTCGGACGGGAGACCGCATCCATCGAAATCGTTCTTCGAGGGGACGACATTCAAAATCTGGCCCCGGAGATCCGGATCATCCCTGTCCCCGGCCACACAGCGGGATCCTGCTGTCTGCTCTGGAAAGAGACCGTTCTTTTTACAGGAGATCATCTGTCCTGGGATCCCGGAAAAAAGTCGCTCCATGCCTCAAAACACACCTGCTGGCATGACTGGTCCCGGCAGATTCATTCCATGAAACGCTTGTCCGGCTTTTCGTTCGAGTGGGTCCTTCCCGGTCACGGAACCCGATGCCACCTCCCTGTTCCGGAAATGAACCGGGAAATGGAAAAGCTGATCGGCCGCATGACGGCAACTTCCTGAATCTTCGTCCACCAGAACAGGCGAACCGGATGATCCAAAGCAACCTGTCCGGACTGGTCGACGCCCCTGAGACCTTCTTCCCTCTTATGACAGGAGCCGTTCTTTATGTCCGAAACTCCCGAAATCTCCTTTCGAAGCCAGCTGGGCCTGAATCTTCTCAATTTTTTTCTGGGAGAAGTCATCGGAGTCGCCGTTCCGTTTTTGACCGATTACCTGAAAAACCACCACTGGACTTTCCAGGCGATTGGCCTGGCCACGGCCATGATCGGGGTCGGAACACTCCTTTTCCAGGCCCCGTCGGGAGTGATTGCCGAAAAGGTGCCCCGACACCGGATCCTGACAGGCATTGTCCTTGGCGTGTATGGTCTGGGGTTTTCCCTGATTCCGCTTTTCACCTCCAGTGAACAGGTGACGGACGCCCTGCTGTTTCTCTCCGGAGCAGCCAGCTCCTTTTTCATG
Encoded here:
- a CDS encoding DUF3987 domain-containing protein — translated: MIVGASGKGRKGTSWDRIKSVLDFADPEFATYRIKTGLSSGEGQIFQVRDPIESFDIKKGEKTITDPGVEDKRLLAVEPEFASVLKVLERDGNLLSPILRSAWEGGKLSPLTKSHPIEATDSHISLIGHITEEELVRRLNETEAANGFGNRILWVFSRRARLLPFGGQFGPEKIEGFGRQFRARLEAARITGPMGMTEDFKRLWERIYPDLSEGKGGLSGGLTSRAEAHAMRLAMIYALVDGSPDMEADHLRAALEIVAYVQDSVRWIFGESLGDPISDAIFEGLKSGPKTRTELARIFGNHKSARLIDRAVKSLAGAGRIFSTTEKPAGRERMVWNLSAEKAK
- a CDS encoding helix-turn-helix domain-containing protein, translating into MQPVPKRTYTSKFSWEEAHRLREEGLSLAEIARRFGVSRQAIFKKLKGSMENEASENE
- a CDS encoding AAA family ATPase, coding for MIRKMRLEHFMSINEASLDLGMTNVLVGPNMSGKSNLIQGLMFLTETAAGGLHQALMNRGGFAEVVWKGSNTNDMSFGLTIEVPAFATTSEEKSFEYELVINGNPLDPAGYASVRNEKLWIVTHKKKIPLIDIENGKGSFRFANGNVVSEISGSYAPLGYSIPGWEAMEFKNYLLSCRYYNLLPAAMKAINPAQAQKYLISNGSNFSSWLMTLQTSYPEEFRRFKKVATDVFPDLEEIMAPPTQFGTTFVSTKEKNLIRNIPLSRMSDGEVVFLALLSLLFTPTELGAPLHCFEEPETHLHPRLIEILMEILHQHQSAETDRPFAQIFIATHSLHLIDKCHLSDLIFVEKKNGASTYTRPGSKKGLRELIESDELGLGDLWYSGALKSV
- a CDS encoding DUF4276 family protein, yielding MYTYGLIVEGVYDKEILEEFILRCANNEIARSDMGIETRICGGGSKVLKQFPGFLKEFQFNHPEIRKVFVVRDSDGKNLNELERQFREKITGWEFPFQVEFSFVIHEVEAWLLFDEAVLSRITGRKVQKIHSPLELQDPKTKLVQILSAGKIDYTPALARQIVSAMDLDILKSGTEVFRKFFSAIQSY
- a CDS encoding three-Cys-motif partner protein TcmP, which codes for MTHTESIPIDESPLHLKKVSRIKHIILQKYLPSWTRILGSWNKRLCYFDCYAGPGIYEFEGKPVDGSPIIAVRTAKDYLTSNMGNELVLFFVEKDKKHQVSLGKELGKCGPYEQGLRIHLMSEDAREFVSGLLDQVPNLAPSFFMVDPYGHPLSIPILNKILKRPITEALINFMFYRINMDASNPKVQHHLDEMFGDDDWRKQDFLKESGNVREEGFLQYFLSKINAKYKFFFRIRFDSEDCVSSGRTKYYLVHASNHPKAVLLMKEVMWPLGDDEGLFDFSGRRQGVLFSPSPQEEDLQNFLTQRYHGKKIPFDTLREETWDLPFIEKQYRSAIKKMRNENLLAINPVTSKTDRGLKGQDLVLFY
- a CDS encoding DUF5131 family protein; this encodes MSGKSDIEWTHSTWNPVTGCSKISPGCKHCYAERMALRLREMGQKKYQNGFSPTIHPDVLKMPLLWKKPQVIFVNSMSDLFMHEIPEEFIQATFDVMQKAHWHTFQILTKRSERLVNIDNFILWPENVWMGVSVENEDYTFRIDHLRKINARVKFLSIEPLLGPIPNLNLSGIDWVIVGGESGSGARPMKKEWVLMILEQCQEAKVPFFFKQWGGKNKKKAGRLLEGRTWDQLPLLQSS
- a CDS encoding MBL fold metallo-hydrolase, which encodes MASIRKILPANIPGEFFVDRTCIDCGTCAWLAPDTFADRNGFAYVWKQPSTERERIRAHMSVLSCPVGAIGSRMAQDYTLAEEKLPEPIDRNIFYCGYHSSKSYGAASYLIRRPEGNILVDSPRFARPLVKKLEDLGGVDLMFLTHKDDVADHERFHGHFGCRRILHEADLGRETASIEIVLRGDDIQNLAPEIRIIPVPGHTAGSCCLLWKETVLFTGDHLSWDPGKKSLHASKHTCWHDWSRQIHSMKRLSGFSFEWVLPGHGTRCHLPVPEMNREMEKLIGRMTATS